A genomic segment from Desulfonatronum lacustre DSM 10312 encodes:
- a CDS encoding helix-turn-helix domain-containing protein, with product MDLREIGKLLKEERLRQGVELPAAAKVTKIGVSALEAIEEGDETPLPNPVYIKGFIRNYARFLKFDPSVIGNALGEVRFTSGNAMWSPSQSLPVARRSSSGWKIGVAALVLVVLAGGGTALFQLRSDNGATPQISDSPPISSEPLPSQPPEFPASQPLQELAENVAAPHEAFPEAPASPTVAPEDQTAVQEQAQDSEEAPTVRPDMSLQMVELDNMQLTRRPGNLRADFEIRNLSNELISGAISVSFLNKDDHTAPALGNEEIPRFSIRNFRPVSTRLHLPPDLNLDDVTRVQFVVTDSDGTDVLVKTYPIDRN from the coding sequence TGCGGGAAATTGGAAAGCTTCTCAAGGAGGAACGCTTGCGGCAGGGCGTGGAACTCCCGGCCGCGGCCAAGGTCACCAAAATCGGCGTCTCCGCCTTGGAGGCCATTGAGGAAGGTGATGAAACCCCTTTGCCGAATCCGGTCTACATCAAGGGGTTCATTCGGAATTATGCTCGCTTCCTGAAGTTTGATCCATCAGTGATCGGCAACGCCCTGGGCGAGGTACGGTTCACGAGCGGCAATGCCATGTGGTCCCCTTCACAGAGCCTGCCCGTCGCCAGGAGGTCGTCTTCGGGGTGGAAAATCGGGGTCGCCGCCCTCGTGCTGGTCGTACTGGCGGGAGGAGGAACGGCACTGTTCCAGCTCCGCTCGGACAACGGAGCCACCCCCCAGATCTCGGACTCGCCCCCCATCTCATCGGAACCTTTGCCCTCCCAGCCTCCTGAGTTCCCAGCCTCGCAGCCGCTTCAAGAGCTGGCCGAGAACGTGGCGGCTCCACATGAAGCCTTTCCCGAGGCGCCAGCCTCGCCGACAGTTGCCCCGGAGGACCAGACCGCGGTTCAAGAACAAGCTCAAGACTCTGAGGAAGCCCCAACGGTACGCCCGGACATGAGTCTGCAAATGGTCGAACTGGACAATATGCAACTGACTCGCAGACCAGGGAACCTTCGTGCGGACTTCGAGATCCGCAATCTTTCCAACGAACTCATTTCCGGGGCTATCTCCGTATCCTTCCTTAACAAGGACGACCACACCGCTCCGGCCCTGGGCAACGAGGAAATCCCCCGGTTCAGCATCCGCAACTTCCGTCCCGTTTCCACGCGTCTGCACTTACCTCCGGATTTAAACCTGGACGACGTGACCCGGGTTCAATTCGTGGTCACGGACTCCGATGGCACGGACGTTCTGGTCAAGACATATCCAATCGACCGAAATTAA
- the cydB gene encoding cytochrome d ubiquinol oxidase subunit II, whose protein sequence is MLETTWFILWGVLWAVYFALDGYDLGMGTLMPFLAKDERDRRIMYNAAGPFWDGNQVWLITAGGVTFAAFPATYAALFSGLYTALMLLLFALILRGVSFEFRRKVDSERWRKVWDFCHVSGSFLPALLLGVAFANIFQGIPLNAQGINEGGLLDLLNPYGLLGGVLFVLMFSLHGSLWLGVKSEGPIADRAAAMAEKLWLALMAVVVLFLVMTAFATSLFDNYLNNPLLFVVLLLAVIGLIQARVFLGKRSMLLAWGASAVSIISVTLFGVIGLFPALLPSSLDPAYSMTIANSASSQLTLKIMLGVVLVFVPLVIAYQAWLHITFGHKITDADLEYEEAY, encoded by the coding sequence ATGTTGGAAACCACATGGTTCATATTGTGGGGCGTGCTCTGGGCGGTCTATTTCGCCCTGGACGGATACGACCTGGGGATGGGCACGCTGATGCCCTTTCTGGCCAAGGATGAGCGGGATCGACGGATCATGTACAATGCCGCCGGTCCTTTTTGGGACGGCAACCAAGTCTGGTTGATCACCGCCGGCGGGGTCACCTTCGCGGCCTTTCCGGCCACGTACGCCGCCTTGTTCAGCGGTCTGTACACGGCGTTGATGCTCTTGTTGTTCGCCCTGATCCTGCGCGGCGTGTCTTTCGAGTTCCGGCGCAAGGTGGACAGCGAGCGCTGGCGCAAGGTCTGGGATTTTTGCCACGTCTCGGGCAGCTTTTTGCCGGCCCTGCTGCTGGGCGTGGCGTTCGCGAACATTTTTCAAGGCATTCCGCTCAACGCCCAGGGGATCAATGAAGGTGGGCTGCTGGATTTGCTCAACCCCTATGGTTTGCTGGGCGGGGTCTTGTTCGTGCTGATGTTTTCCCTGCACGGGAGTTTGTGGCTGGGCGTCAAGTCCGAAGGGCCCATCGCGGACCGGGCCGCGGCCATGGCCGAGAAGCTGTGGCTTGCCCTGATGGCCGTGGTGGTCCTTTTCCTTGTGATGACCGCCTTCGCCACCAGTCTTTTCGATAACTACCTGAACAATCCGCTCTTGTTCGTCGTGCTGCTCCTGGCCGTGATCGGGCTGATCCAAGCCCGCGTCTTTCTGGGCAAGCGGTCCATGCTTCTGGCCTGGGGGGCTTCGGCGGTGAGCATCATCAGCGTGACCCTCTTCGGAGTGATCGGCCTGTTCCCGGCGCTTTTGCCCTCCAGCCTGGATCCGGCCTACAGCATGACCATCGCAAATTCCGCTTCGAGCCAACTGACTCTGAAGATCATGCTGGGCGTGGTCCTAGTGTTCGTGCCTCTGGTCATCGCCTACCAGGCGTGGTTGCATATCACCTTTGGTCACAAGATCACGGATGCGGATCTGGAGTACGAGGAAGCCTACTGA
- a CDS encoding cytochrome ubiquinol oxidase subunit I → MDVLLLSRLQFAFTTFVHFIFVPLTLGLSLLVAYMEFKWVRTGDEVYKRMAKFWGKLFLINFALGVVTGIALEFQFGTNWARYSAYVGDIFGSLLAIEATLAFFLESTFLAVWIFGWNRLSPKLHNASIWLVALAANVSAFWILMANGWMQNPTGFVLRGDRAELESFAALVTNPFAWQQFLHVLFSAYVLSGFFVLGISGWHLARGSNVDFFKRSFQIAAPFTLVFALALVVQGHHHGSTVARYQPAKLAAMESHWDTMNRAPQYLFVIPDPANERNLVEVLPVPGGLSMLAYHSFDAEVTGLKDFPAEDRPPVLLTFVSFRTMVGLGFLFPALAAWVWIRRKNPESSPTLLRVLPWVIPLPYIAIQLGWLVAEVGRQPWIVNGIMRTEDAFSAGISVGQVWFSLLLFGLIYGLLVAVDIYLLMYHGRKGPKSSEDKKTAASESGSGFSARPEGASA, encoded by the coding sequence ATGGACGTATTGTTGTTGTCGCGATTGCAGTTCGCCTTCACAACCTTTGTGCACTTCATCTTCGTGCCGCTGACCCTGGGGCTGTCGCTCCTGGTGGCGTATATGGAGTTCAAGTGGGTGCGCACCGGGGACGAGGTGTACAAGCGGATGGCCAAGTTCTGGGGGAAACTCTTTTTGATCAACTTTGCCCTGGGCGTGGTCACGGGGATTGCCCTGGAGTTTCAGTTCGGGACCAACTGGGCTCGGTATTCGGCTTATGTGGGAGACATCTTCGGCTCGCTGCTGGCCATTGAGGCGACCCTGGCCTTCTTCCTGGAGTCCACGTTTTTGGCGGTCTGGATTTTCGGTTGGAATCGGCTGTCCCCCAAGCTGCACAACGCCAGCATCTGGCTGGTGGCCCTGGCGGCCAATGTGTCGGCGTTCTGGATTCTGATGGCCAACGGCTGGATGCAGAATCCCACGGGATTCGTGCTGCGCGGGGATCGCGCCGAGCTGGAGAGTTTCGCGGCCTTGGTCACCAACCCCTTTGCTTGGCAACAGTTTTTGCACGTCCTTTTTTCGGCGTATGTACTCAGCGGTTTTTTTGTTTTGGGCATTTCGGGCTGGCATCTGGCTCGGGGCAGTAACGTGGATTTTTTCAAGCGTTCCTTTCAAATCGCCGCTCCCTTTACCCTGGTCTTCGCCCTGGCTCTGGTGGTGCAGGGGCATCATCACGGCTCCACTGTGGCCAGATATCAACCGGCCAAGCTGGCGGCCATGGAATCCCACTGGGACACCATGAACCGCGCCCCCCAATATTTGTTCGTGATTCCGGATCCGGCCAATGAACGGAATTTGGTTGAAGTTCTGCCCGTTCCCGGCGGCTTGTCCATGCTTGCCTATCATTCCTTCGACGCGGAGGTGACAGGGTTGAAGGATTTCCCCGCGGAGGACCGCCCGCCGGTGTTGCTGACCTTCGTTTCCTTCCGGACCATGGTCGGGCTGGGGTTCCTCTTCCCGGCACTGGCCGCATGGGTCTGGATCCGGCGCAAGAACCCGGAATCGTCTCCCACGTTGCTCCGCGTCCTGCCCTGGGTGATCCCCTTGCCTTACATCGCCATTCAACTGGGCTGGCTCGTGGCCGAGGTGGGCCGTCAGCCATGGATCGTGAACGGGATCATGCGCACGGAGGACGCCTTTTCCGCGGGGATCAGTGTTGGCCAGGTGTGGTTCTCGTTGCTGCTTTTCGGTCTGATTTACGGGCTGCTGGTGGCGGTGGACATCTACCTTTTGATGTATCATGGGCGAAAGGGGCCCAAATCCTCCGAGGACAAGAAAACCGCGGCGTCGGAATCCGGCTCCGGTTTTTCCGCGCGGCCCGAGGGAGCGTCGGCCTGA
- a CDS encoding RrF2 family transcriptional regulator — protein sequence MMLTKAGEYAVRCMLYLTTAGTGGVVARRDISEAMDIPGPFLAKIAQELARAGLIQIVQGARGGYRLLKAPEEVTLLDVVEAVEGEIFLNECIIRSDGCGRSDFCGVHQVWQKARAGLRETLSVPLSELKDVADRSCRP from the coding sequence ATGATGTTGACCAAGGCTGGAGAGTACGCTGTACGCTGCATGCTCTACCTGACCACGGCGGGCACGGGGGGGGTTGTTGCCCGGCGGGATATTTCCGAGGCCATGGATATTCCCGGCCCGTTTCTGGCCAAGATCGCCCAGGAATTGGCTCGGGCCGGTTTGATTCAGATCGTGCAGGGTGCGCGAGGCGGTTACAGGCTGCTCAAGGCGCCGGAGGAAGTGACGCTGTTGGACGTGGTCGAGGCGGTTGAAGGGGAGATTTTTTTGAACGAGTGCATTATTCGTTCGGACGGTTGCGGGCGAAGTGATTTTTGCGGGGTGCATCAGGTCTGGCAAAAGGCCAGGGCGGGGTTGCGGGAGACCTTGAGCGTTCCGCTGTCCGAATTGAAGGACGTTGCTGACCGCTCTTGCCGACCATGA
- the uvrA gene encoding excinuclease ABC subunit UvrA — MAESVIHIQGARQHNLKNLSLDIPRDKLVVVCGPSGSGKSTLAFDIIYAEGQRRYVESLSAYARQFLPQLDKPQVDKIEGLSPAISLEQQTLTRNPRSTVGTVTEVHDYLRVFYARLGRMSCPKCGQAIEARSQDEIIQAVLGLPTKTKFLLLAPLVENQKGTQQDLMRKLKAQGFVRVRVDGAVLPLEPLPEITKNQRHTLELVVDRLVAGPEIRHRLADSLELALKYGKGRISIQIVDGEEMVFSTTSVCTRCDISLPPLSPQLFSFNSPQGACPTCSGIGSVEYFEPDLLAPNKGLSLRQGGIIPWRKATALARYADGLQQLGRVHGFTLDTALAEYSPQAWEALFQGDASVSWEGVVPLLDRGHQVLGPVWRDELSRFRQNRPCPACGGARLKPEALAVRVEGLNIHEFCGLPVVRALEWLRDRRFTGQQELIAGPLLKELVHRLDFLVRVGLDYLSLARTMSTLSGGEAQRIRLAGQLGSGLVGVTYVLDEPSIGLHPRDNARLLASLRDLQERGNTVLVVEHDEATIRAADHVLELGPGSGALGGELVFHGTVDGLLRHEDSLTGKYLRGDLVIAGPEKRRKGKDALALHEVRTNNLRDLDCTIPLAALVCVTGVSGSGKSSLVVDSLYKHIALARGIKVDTPGKIGGIEGLERVEKVIAIDQTPIGRTPRSNPATYTKVFDEIRKIFSTTVEARKRGYAPGRFSFNVPGGRCEACQGDGQIRVEMHFLPDVFVTCEVCGGQRYNRETLAIEYKGLNIAQVLDLTVAEARRFFTNYTALERRLEVLQEVGLEYLRLGQPATTLSGGEAQRIKISRELGKRSLPGTLYILDEPTTGLHMHETGKLIHVLQRLVDKGASVVVIEHNLDVIWAADHVIDLGPGGGDAGGRIVASGTPEQIRDDPDSATGQFLREMR, encoded by the coding sequence GATCGAGGGGCTGTCGCCGGCCATCTCCCTGGAGCAGCAGACCCTGACCCGCAATCCCAGGTCCACCGTGGGCACGGTGACCGAGGTCCATGACTACTTGCGGGTGTTCTACGCCCGGTTGGGCCGGATGAGCTGTCCGAAGTGCGGGCAAGCCATTGAGGCGCGCAGCCAGGATGAAATCATCCAGGCTGTTCTGGGGTTGCCGACAAAGACAAAGTTTTTGCTTCTGGCCCCCCTGGTGGAAAACCAGAAAGGCACGCAGCAGGATCTGATGCGCAAGCTGAAGGCCCAGGGGTTCGTGCGGGTGCGGGTGGACGGGGCGGTGCTGCCGTTGGAGCCGCTTCCGGAGATCACCAAGAATCAACGCCACACCCTGGAACTAGTGGTGGACCGCCTGGTGGCCGGTCCGGAGATCCGCCACCGCCTCGCGGATTCTTTGGAGCTGGCCCTGAAGTACGGCAAGGGCCGGATTTCCATTCAGATCGTGGACGGAGAGGAGATGGTCTTCAGCACCACTTCGGTGTGCACCCGGTGCGATATCAGTCTGCCGCCTCTTTCGCCGCAACTGTTTTCCTTCAACAGTCCCCAGGGAGCCTGTCCGACGTGTTCGGGCATCGGCAGCGTGGAGTACTTTGAACCGGACCTGCTGGCCCCGAACAAGGGTTTGAGCCTGCGCCAAGGCGGGATCATTCCGTGGCGCAAGGCGACGGCCTTGGCCAGGTATGCCGACGGATTGCAACAGCTGGGGCGGGTGCATGGGTTCACCTTGGATACGGCACTGGCCGAGTATTCGCCGCAAGCCTGGGAAGCCCTGTTCCAGGGTGATGCGAGCGTATCCTGGGAAGGGGTGGTTCCGCTTCTGGACCGGGGGCATCAGGTGCTGGGACCGGTCTGGCGGGACGAACTGTCCCGGTTCCGACAGAATCGGCCCTGCCCTGCTTGCGGGGGCGCTCGCTTGAAGCCCGAGGCCCTGGCCGTCCGGGTCGAGGGGCTGAACATTCATGAGTTTTGCGGCCTGCCCGTGGTTCGAGCCTTGGAATGGCTGCGTGATCGGCGGTTTACCGGACAGCAGGAACTGATCGCCGGCCCGCTGCTCAAGGAACTGGTCCACCGGCTGGATTTTTTGGTCCGGGTGGGGCTGGATTACCTGAGCCTGGCTCGGACCATGTCCACGCTCTCCGGGGGAGAGGCGCAGCGCATCCGGCTGGCCGGACAACTGGGCTCCGGCCTGGTGGGCGTGACCTATGTCCTGGACGAGCCGAGCATCGGGCTGCATCCTCGGGACAATGCCCGGTTGCTGGCGTCGTTGCGGGACTTGCAGGAGCGGGGCAACACGGTGCTGGTGGTGGAGCACGACGAGGCCACGATCCGGGCCGCGGATCATGTCCTGGAACTGGGGCCCGGATCCGGAGCCCTGGGGGGCGAGTTGGTCTTCCACGGCACGGTGGACGGGCTGCTGCGCCACGAGGATTCCCTGACCGGGAAGTATTTGCGGGGGGATCTCGTTATCGCCGGACCTGAAAAACGTCGAAAAGGCAAAGACGCTTTGGCGCTGCACGAGGTGCGCACGAACAATCTGCGCGACCTGGACTGCACCATCCCCTTGGCCGCTCTGGTCTGCGTGACCGGCGTTTCCGGGTCGGGCAAAAGTTCCCTGGTTGTGGATTCTCTGTACAAGCACATCGCCTTGGCCAGAGGGATCAAAGTGGACACGCCGGGCAAGATCGGGGGTATCGAAGGCCTGGAGCGGGTGGAAAAAGTCATCGCCATTGATCAGACTCCCATTGGCCGGACGCCCCGCTCCAATCCGGCCACTTACACCAAGGTGTTCGACGAGATCCGCAAGATTTTTTCCACCACGGTGGAAGCCCGCAAACGTGGCTACGCTCCGGGGCGGTTCAGCTTCAACGTACCCGGAGGCCGCTGCGAGGCCTGCCAGGGGGACGGGCAGATCCGGGTGGAAATGCATTTCCTGCCGGACGTGTTCGTGACCTGCGAGGTCTGCGGCGGCCAGCGCTACAACCGCGAGACCCTGGCCATCGAATACAAGGGCCTGAACATTGCCCAGGTTCTGGACCTGACCGTGGCCGAGGCCCGCCGCTTCTTCACCAATTACACGGCTCTGGAGCGCCGCCTGGAGGTGCTCCAGGAAGTCGGGCTGGAGTATTTACGCCTGGGCCAGCCGGCCACGACTCTGTCCGGCGGGGAAGCCCAGCGGATCAAGATCTCCCGTGAACTGGGCAAGCGCAGCCTCCCCGGAACGCTGTACATCCTGGACGAACCCACCACCGGCCTGCACATGCACGAAACCGGAAAGCTGATTCACGTGCTGCAACGCCTGGTGGACAAGGGCGCATCCGTGGTGGTCATTGAGCACAATCTGGACGTGATCTGGGCCGCGGACCACGTCATCGACCTGGGCCCCGGCGGCGGCGATGCCGGTGGCCGTATCGTGGCCAGCGGTACACCCGAACAGATCCGGGACGACCCGGATTCGGCGACCGGACAGTTTTTACGAGAGATGCGGTGA